The following DNA comes from Peromyscus leucopus breed LL Stock chromosome 2, UCI_PerLeu_2.1, whole genome shotgun sequence.
CAATAAGTAAAGTCACGGTGAAGTCATGGTCATGGTGAGGACACCAACCACTCTTAGTGTCTGCTCTAGGCTAAGCCTGTCAACTTGGACTCTGTGTGAGCCGTCATCACTCTCTTTGCCATTTACTGCAGGCAGCATTGAGGAGCAGTCAATGGTCAAGGCCAGAGCTACCAATGGCAGAGCTGCAGTTTGAACCCCATTGCATCTCTGCCTTGGACTTCTGAacctttcttatttctctctctccctcccctcattCTCttgctcctttcccttctcttcgTTTCTGATATAGGGTTTCATACAGGCCTAGATTTGTACTTTgtaggcaaggatgaccttgacctcctgattccttcctctatctctctaGGCTTGGGATCAGGGGCATACAGCATCctgtcctgcccagctctgttcctTAACTGTTACAATAGGTACTCTGTTTGGTAAAGTGGTTTGAACTTGTAATTTTCTCCCTTGACAGTGAAAATTGCCACCAAGGCTTGTCCAATGTTTGGGAGGACACTGAAGCCTGATGATGTCCGGTTCCAACTGGAGACATCACTGAAGAGGCTGCAGTGTCCCCGGGTGGACCTCTTCTATTTACACATGCCAGACCACAACACTCCAATAGAGGAGACACTGAAGACCTGCCACCAGCTGCATCAGGAGGTGAGGGTGGTCCCTGAGCTTGGAGAGATGCTCTCTAACCTTTTCAACTTGACTCTGCCAGGAGAGTGAGTGCTGGCAACACACAGCAGAGGTGGACAGACCTCCCTCCAGGCTCCCCACACAGTCAGTCTCCCCTTCTTTGTCTCCTGGTCCAAGCTGGATTGTGATGGAGTCTCTCCTCTACAGGGCAAGTTCGTGGAGCTTGGCCTGTCCAACTATGCCTCCTGGGAAGTGGCTGAGATCTGTACCCTCTGCAAGAAAAATGGCTGGATCATGCCAACTGTGTACCAGGTGAGAGGAAACTGGTGTGCCAGGACCATCCAGACCTTGGGGTCTAAGACTCCATTGACCCTTTATCTTGGAGCATAAGCATGACACTAGTCACCAGCACTAGGTGAATGCCCTAGTTGTCAAGGTCTAGGATGGTTAAGGACTAAAGTGAGGGACTTAGGTAAATACATTTGGGGGTCTCTTGACATGTCCCCCTTTTCAACTGTCTCCCTGCAGGGCATGTACAACGCCACCACCAGGCAGGTGGAGAAGGAGCTCCTCCCCTGCCTCAGACACTTTGGATTGAGGTTCTATGCCTTCAACCCTTTGGCTGGTATGAACTGCCATGGGATGGACCTATGCATGGATGGGTGGGCATGGCTGTTCTGTGTTTGCCTATTGATGTTCTGGTGGATGCCCAGTCAGGCACAAGGAAGCTGGGAGCTTAGAGAAGGGGTGTCTGGGTTCCCTCCTTCCAGTTTCCCTCCTGTGCTCCAGTTCTTCTTGGGACTGACCTGGCTATCTGTGGGAGGAGCCTGAGCCAGGTACTAACTGCTTCTTCCTGCAGGGGGCCTGCTGACTGGCAGATACAAATACCAGGACAAGGAAGGACAGCAGCCTGAGAGCCGCTTCtttgggaatcagttttctcagATGTACATGAACCGGTGAGCTGTGCTTGGGGCTGTGTCTTGTGAAGAAGTGCCATAGGTTTCCTGAATTGAGGGAGCATCCTTGAGGTTGCTTTCTTGGGGACCAATCTTTCTGTGATACTCAGACCCAAGACTGGATGTCAGCTGTCCTGGGCATCTGAGGGATGTTTCTGGATCCTAGTATGGATCCCTTGCTGTCTGTAGTTTTGTTACCCTGTGTGCCATTCTGGGAAAAGCTCTTCCACTTCCAACAGtgagaggacaacctcagatggaCTTGGGGGAGACTGGAGCTTGGTGTTCACCCAGTGAGTCTAAGTCCTATGACATCTTGGGAGTGAAATTGTCATCATTGTCTCAAGTGGTCATAGATGGACAGTGTTGGGACCaacctccttctgtctctcttttccttttttgttttctgtttgtttggtttaagTTGTTTGAGTCAGCCTCTTGTGTATCTTGGTCTGGCCTCAGACTTTGTGTGTAGCTCAGgatgatcctcttgcttccacacTCAAAGAGctatgcattttgtttttgttttgttttttttccccaagacaggttttctttgtgtagcaatGGCTGTCTGGAAATTGccctttagaccaggctggccttgatctcatagactgcctgcctctgcctcctgagtgctgggattatacgtgtgtgccaccacctggccaaagAGCTAGGATTACTAGTGTCTGTCACCGAACTCTGCTCCAAATgttaattttctaaatatttggtGTGACTGGGAAAGCTGTTGCAGAAGGATTTCCAGTGCAAGGCCGGCCTCTAGCTTGGGGATGGAATGCTCAAAGCCCTAGCTTTAATTCCCAGGAATAGGAAAAGAGAATCAAATTGAAAAATTATCAACTAttcggtctttttttttttctttctagtgacaattttttcctatttatttattattactaagagactttctattcatttacataccaaccacagattcccctctcctccctcgtCCTGCTTCCCAAACTTCACCCCCAAGTCACCACCCatttccacttcctccaaggcaaggtgttCCATAGGGAGTCAGaagatcctggtacattcagttgaggcaggtcccagctcctcctccctgtaccaaggctgccaAAGTGTCTCTCCATAgtcactaggctccaaaaagccatccCATACAACAGGGAggggtcctgatcccactgcctagaGGCCCAATAAACAGTTCAAGATAAACAACTGTCTCAtccatccagagggcctagtctacacctgtcagaatggctaagctcaagacactgatgatagcttatgttggagaggatgtggagcaaggggaacactactTGTAAATCCACATAGTGACAATTTTTTCATTGAGGTGTGGTTCGATCCAGGCTAGAAAACAACCTGTGatgttcctgcctcagtctcctgagatgTGGgacttgatgtgtgtgtgtcaccattgccaGCCACTGTGTGACACTCTTACACTCCCTTCCCCTCTGGCATCTTAGTTGTCATGTCTCCAAGGTTCATTGCAGACCATAGACTGATACATTTGCTGTTAGAATTCTCTGTCTGGCAAGGTAAGGCCCAGCAAGCAAGCTTTCTGCAGGAGGCTCCGATACCAGTTTTGTTGAAAAGTCCGGAGGCAGAGGGAAAGCAGTGAACAGTCTGTGTTGGCCTTCCTGTGTACCCTGCTTGATTCCAGCCTTGTGCAGTGGGAGCATGCTGCCCACTGGTAGAGTACTTGTTGAGTGTGCAGGACGCCTTGCATTGGATGCTCAGCACCTCAgaacaaaataaccaaaaagaaCCTGTAcctgcaggcttcctgctaacagactgtgatcctcctgcccatgGCAGGAACCATTGCCTCCAACCATGAGTGTTTCTGACGTCATTTTCACACACTGTCAGAGCCCAGGGCTCTCCTCCAGTGAATCATGTCCTGGTGGCCTTCACCATGGTCAGTGCAGCCCAATGGGTTCTTCCCCTGAAGAAGTCACTGTGACAGGCTGCAGGGAGGGTGTTCCCTCCCTCTGTAAGTAGGACAGTGAGTTCAGGGAAGGGAGGTGCCTCAGCCAGgaccacagaggccagcctggtgcccAGGACTTTACCCAGGCTTTTCTGTGACTCAGCACTCACAAGTGGTGCTGGTGGCAGCTGAGAGTCCTCATTGAGGGAGCTGGATTGTAATGTTTGGTGAGCACGTAAAGTACCAGATTCTTGTCCTCTGTGTCCATCCCTGGCCTGCCAAGAGGCCCGGAGACTTGTGTGTTCTGATGCTGAAGGGGCAGGGCTCTGCCTGAGGATCCTGACTGCCCCAAGACACTGACTTCCATGTCTCTCCCCGACCCATTCAGGTACTGGAAGGAGGAACACTTCAAGGGCATCGCCCTGGTGGAGAAGGCTCTGAAGTCCACCTATGGCACCAGCACCCCTAGCATGACCTCGGCCACCTTGCGATGGATATACCATCACTCACAGCTCAAGGTAGCCCAGCAGGTCCTGGCTGCTCAGCCTCTGCTGTGAAGTGGGATGGGGCAAGGGGAGGCATGGAAGTGGTAGTGGGCTCCTGCTGAGGCGACATCTTCTGTGGCCCAGCTTCTCCCAGGGTGGTGACCCATGTTGGTGCTGGCTCACCTCACTGTTACAATGGCTGTGTGAAGTCCagtcatcttgatttttttccctaagatctagttatttttattttgtctatatgagtgttttgcctgatggGCACCATGTTCACatagtgcccacagaagccagaagagggtggcacatcccttggaactgtagttacatgtggttgtgacctagcaccatgtgggtgctggaaactgaatccaggtcAATTTCAAGAGCAGAAACTGCTTCTAACATTTCAACCATCCCTCCAGGTCTAATGATCTCAATTTTCACATGGAGAAATTGGTTCAGACAGGCCGGTTTCAAGTCCCACAGCTCCATGTTGTAGGAAGTAAGATAGATTTGATTCTGAAaagcacattaaaaaattatttaattcatcACTTCCGTCACTCCCTGGAGAGAGAAATCATTTCTGTGTCCCTGGAAATGTgttcctctctgcctgctgtctgcacTTGCTCCCCCTTACCCTTTCTCCAGTGTGGGCATACTGGGGTAATGTGCCCCTTTAGTACCTGGTAAACCTCAGGCCTGAAGCTTAGTGTTTCCCAACCTGTCCTGTGGGGTAGAGGAGCCTAGAGGACACAGGCTGTGTGAAGGCAGTGGTTATTTCTCCCAGAAGCAATACTGAAGTGAAATCTTAGCAATCTCACCTCTTAGCAAGCCATAGGCAGGAAGGGGTGTGTGATGGGAGCCATGGGGTGGCAGATGTGTGCTGGAATCTGTACCTCCCTTGCAGGGCGCCCATGGGGATGCAGTGATTCTGGGCATGTCCAGCCTGGAGCAGCTGGAGCAGAACTTGGCCTTGGTTGAGGAAGGGCCCCTGGAGGCGGCTGTCGTGGAGGCCTTTGACCAAGCCTGGAACCTGGTTGCCCATGATTGCCCCAACTACTTCCGCTAAGCTGGGTCTGACCTGGGGAGGTGTAGAGGGTGCTGCCTGTTACTCTGGGCTCTACCCTGGCCAGTCTGAGCCTTGAGCTGGTTCAGCTGGTCTTTCCCTCCTCATCCAGATCCCTgatgactttgttttgtttctttctactgCCTTCCTGTACACCCAGTTGCCTTCAGTGTGAGCTGGCTGAGTTCTGCCCCAGGACCTCCTGTTGAATAAAACTGTCACCTGTCAtggctgtagcccaggctgcagcAGACTGGTGGCCTTCTTCTCTTGAATGTCTGTGCCTTGCTTCTTGCACTGAGGGCCCAGCGGGAGTGGGCAGGAGTGTGCCTGATTTCAGAGGTTAGAGGCCCTGGGTGGCCTGCTCTCCAGCAGTGGGGCTTGGTGGTGGCCCAGTGCTCAAGTAGGAAAACCCtccagattcctttccctcatcACGTTGGGTATCTTCCTCCCACCATGAAGTCCCACAGCAGTGGAGAGCTCTATTCCCCAGCTGAAGTCTTATCGTTCACTTACAACATTAGCTTACACAGCTTGTAGGCCATGTGATGTCCACAGCCATCCTTCATGCAGAGTATAGGCAGCAAGAAGCTGAAAGGTCACCTGGTCAACCCAGGCTTGCCCAGGCTCAGCTCAACACAGCAGGAGGCAGGGCCTTAAAATCAGATCCCCAGAGGTACAGGATGGTTGGTTGCACAGTGACATTGTTACTGTGTTACAAGTTTACCCTTGAATCAGGGGTGGAGTTAGCACCTAGATATCCAcaattagccatagagattttggaggaccATGGATACATTTAGAGAGGAACAGGATGTAATAGGGAGGGGTTTAGAAAGATTCTCAGGCTTTTGGATCAGGGAAGGAGACATAGAGGAGATCATTGGTTGCTTTTATTGCTGCTTCTCTTATCAGTCAGGTTTACCCGGATatttgactcctgagtttttatcaataatataaaaattagatAAACTCTTCATCTGGCATCCAACCTGGGGCAAGAGATCCTGAGGCAGCGCCTCTCCTGGCTGTGCAGCTGTCCGAGTTCCTGCTTTCAGCAGGCTGTAATTCAGGTGCCCGTGCCCTTGCTTCCCACTATTCACATTTCCCCTGCAATGCATCCTTTTCatgcagctctctctctccccacggGTTGCAGGCTTTCCCTGGCCCACTTCCTAGGCTGCAGCTGGCCAGCTCAGCCACCAGGACATGCTCTCCGGCCTTGACACAGGCTTCCACCTGCTGGGCTTCTGCTGCTGGTGCAGCTGCCTCACATGGTCAGCCCTGGCTACATCAAGCAGCTGCAGGTGCCCTCAGCAGCCCAGCCTGTGCTGTGATGCAGAGACAGCCCACTGTGACCCCATCGTCCACTGGGCTAACCTCGCCGCCTGGGCACCGcgccaccccccagccctcactgccAAGTACTGCAGCAGGAGCTGGGTACCACAGGCCTCCTCAGCCCACCACACAGCACTGCAGTCGACTTTGTTGTAGCCCACAGGAtacagggaggggtggggaacaTTGAGTAGTgttggtcaggcttggtggcaagcgttTCTACTTGCTCGGCCATCTAActggccttttgtttttgagataggtgaGTAtaccatgttggccttgaatgTGACACTAGTCACATTGTCTCTAGTTCCCAATTGCTGGTGTATGTATTATTGCTACCTGGGACGGGGGTTGGGGGGCAGACTCCAGCAGGGCAGTGCTCAAAGGGAAGCCAGAGAGTCTAtgactttttctatctgagggggtcAAGGAAAAAACATTCACAGAatttcttgatggtttccttctgatctttattcttcttttgcattctctttatttttctgacgatttccttctctcattcttgatgttttctttcctacTCCATCTTTATTCTAGATGTTTTCCTtctacttccttctctctcattcttgctgatttccttctaactcattttaactctattaTTCTTGTTTTCCTCCAAACTCATTTTAActcttattcttgatgttttcctcctAAACCATTTTAACTCTAACTATCTCTAGTCTTTCCCTTACCCTggttatataccccagcaaaatctttcaggcaatataaaaattacaatgtggttatattctgtttttcaagtgaatgattgtAAGTAAAAACCAGCATGTTTTCcgtatcccttacatgattaaacattttcctattacagaagaaaaacaaattatcccaaaaCCCACACTCATTCATACCCTAGCAACTTGTCATAAATTAACCATTTAGGCAAGCAAgttattcttctcagtcaggtcttttactgcAGACTgtattttgcagttacaaagggTCAACACTTTATTAGTTATCTTGAAAGGTAGATAAGGAAtattaaaggaatcacaaacctcaACTTTTATATGTGGAATCAGTCTGCTCTACTTCAAAATTTTGGGGTAAATACCCATtcatcaggagattgagggcaaaaaaGGGCAGAAGAAATTaatcacctttgatcaccaaccaaaCCTAGCAAGGAAAGTATATCAATTTGCAACTACTGggttgctttgtatttttgacccTAACCTAATGAATCTCTAACTCAGTGATATGTCCTTGTGAATGTTAGATTGTTTTCTGGGGcttttcatctcaaagctattatcaaaacatctggtctaacctgaagttatttgaaggctttgtttcagctaatgatgcACAACGAAACCTGTGACTGCATCCTTCAGTATTAGAGGAttagagccagcctggctcctggaactcaattgttttccttaatcattaacctgaacTGAGGCCTGTGCAGCTGTTTAGGTGAAACTCATAGGCCCTAGctgtgacatttccttgtatttttttaaatttatcaaaCTCTTTATAAACTAGCATTATTAAAATCAGTTAGACAGCATAGGTTAAGAAGGAagcatcttcataataatccacagataaaaatgctcagtagaacaggatgtttccatgagaaaaacacactacattacaggcagtggggatctccccacacccattcacaccatgccggataccagaggaagatggcaggggCAAATATGTAAAGgggcagcagaagcaaaagacacgCTGGGGTCTGTGGCTTCAGGGCCTTGCCCAACTGAGTCTCACCCATGAGGGATTTtcttcctggtgggctgacaccctgaAGTCAATTGCAACCCAGTCTTCCTCTGACATGGTCACTGCCAATAcataccatgcctggctttttttagTCACAGAACAaactggcatcttttttttttagtcctcAGGAGAGGGACTAAATGTGGGTGTTATCATGTCTGGCTTGACTTCAAACCTTTAAtcttacctcagcttcctgaggcactgggattacaggcatgaatgCACTGGCTTGTCCTGGGTTTTGTGTTCATGATTTTGAAGAGCCAAGGCCCATCTATTCAGTCTTGGTAGTCTCTCTGCACTTGAAATTCTCCAGGGCAGAGGTCAGGAAACCTGAAGGGTCTAGAGGCCAAACAACCTGCATCAGTTTCTGTGTGCTgccagggaaggaacctggggcCTTAAGCATGGCAGGCAcatactttaccactgagttcATATAGCTCTCCCCTCCTGTGGAGCACAACtagccagccaggtgtggtagcacacaggtgtaatcctagcactaggggcagaggctggaggattgctgcaagctCAAGTCCaccctgtgctacacagtgagagcgtCTGGGTCAATAAAACCACTTGCTCCCAACTCCAGCAGTGGCTTTCCCCTGCCTTAGGGACAAGCCCTTGTTCCTGGCATGTGTCAGGCTTAGCCctggtttgtgtgtctgtgtgtgtgcatgttcacatataAGCGATGAAGTTGTCAGGGCACTAAATGTCCTCAGCAAATCCATTCCagacaaagggctggagagtACCCCCAACTCTGCAGGCTGCTGTCAGCTATCTGCAGTGCTGTGCTGTCAAGGAGCCAGGCCATGCAGGCCCCAAACAGAAGCACAAAGCTGAAGGCCTTCTTCCTAGGAAAAGTCTCTTGCTGTCCACAGGGAAAACCCCGGGgacaaaattttattctttgtagaAACAAAGTCCTGCCCCAGCACCCTCCCTTGTCTCTATCCATAGCAAAATAGATAGCTGCTCCCCCTAGAAGGGGCGACAGCAGTCCTGGTGGTCCAATGGCGATGAAGAACTTGCTAGAAGGCCTTAGTCCCACATCCTGCAATCAGCTGTCATCCTCTTCCTCTGATTCTCCCTCAGACTCAGGTGCGCTCTCGGGCAGGTCATCGTCCATCTGCTGGAATCTTCCCGAATGGGCATCCCACATGTATTTGATGGTCACTTTGAATTCAGCCATCTCATACCCAAAAAGCTTCTGTAATaggtggaggaagcagagagaggagcagCAGCTGTGAGCCATGTCCCAGCAGAAGGTCAATGACAATGGCCTCTCCCCCAGCTTGCACGTCCAGACTCACCAAGACACGGGCCTGCTCTGGAGTCAGCACATCGCCCTCCTTGCATACTTCATAGTCAGATAGCAGGGTCACCACACCTGTGGGAGGGCAGCCTCAAGTTACTCCCAGCAGGGGCTCGCCTGGCACTTGCTGCTGGCTCTCTGTGCTAGGAAGCATTTGGCCTCAGGCTGTCTTCCCTGCAGCTCAGCAGCCACAGGAGGCGAAGGCACAGCTCTGCCTTCACAGGGGAAACTGGAGAAGTGGCTGGTCAGAGGGGAGAGCCTGTGCAAAGTGGTCCTGAGCTGCTTTTCGTTCTGGACTTCCCGTACagtcttccttcatttttcttcatctttttcctttctgagacaggctttctctgtttagtcttggctgtcctggaactcactctgtagaccaggctggcctcaaactcacagagatccacctccctctgcctcctgagtgctgggaccaaaggcttgtgccaccactacctggctccttcctttcttcacgttctaaaaattactttatgtgcaggggtgttttgtctacatgtatgacCATGGTAGCATGTGagtacctggtgcctgtggaggccagatgagggtgctgggaaccaaacccatgtcacctggaagagcagccactccCCTTAACCccaggccacctctccagctcctacctttCTTGAGTGCAGTGGGCAGGCCCAGCTGCCTCAGCTGTGGCTCCATGGAATGAGGGAACTGCTGCAGGGGCCCTGGATCCAGGCTCACTGTTAAAGTTGCTTTGTTCCCAGCTCGAGCAAAATCCATTTCTGTATACTTTGTGAACCAcctaagaaagagaaggggagagttCCTGGCTGTGCCACCGTTCAGGGGAAGTCTGGCCCTCCTCTGAGTGCACACGATGTGGGGCCTCCTGTCCCTGTCCATCTTGGCCGTGAACCCTCAGCCAGTGGGAGGACCTTGCCAGAGAGAATGAGAGTACCCCGGTTACAGAACCCCAGTTTTAGTAAGAGGCTTCCAAGAGTCAGCCCCAATATGATGTTAGCACGAAGACCATCCTTCCATCTTTCCCTGACCCTcagcttctctccctccatccctctagACACTCACTCGTTCACCTCCTCCTTGGTGCGGTTGGTAAAGAGGAGGCCAACTTCACCTCGCAACTTCTTGCTGACCTGAAAAATGAAAGTGAATATCAGTGCTCCTTCACTCAGGGCCCTTATCCACAGATCACACATATTATCATCTAAAACCTCTTCTTATTGATACAACTCCTAGTAGGCAGGTCAGGAAGAGACAATGGGAACAATCCCATGGGTCTGCAGATTTGCAGATTAAGGAGAACACCGATTTAAGCTGAGCTTGTCTCTCGAGACCCCCAGGTTTCACACAGCAAAGGtaaagagcaggagagaggaggcagcAGAGCTTGAGACTCACTCAGCCCGGACCAGTGACCTACCTGATGCAGGTTGTCTTTGTATTCATCAGATGGGCTTCGACCCAAGGCCACCATCATCACCTTGTTTTTGCCAAAGAACATCCTATCAAGAAAGAGGCGGCCGTGAGGCAGTGCCTAGTAATCCAGGGAGCCCAGAACCAGACAGCCAGAGGCTCTGTTCTCTGTACAACCCACCTACGTGTCCCCAGGATTCCTGTTTTCATCTTAGCCACAGAACCTGATCTTGCTAACAGTTTGAGTCAGCTCACTGCAAGCATAAAAAACTATCCATCACGTCTGGCTGTGGGAGAGACATGTTTTAACAATCACTAGCAGAGCTGGCCCAATGGTAGACTGGTGCCAGCCAAGCACTGCAACTCATCAGCTCCTGCAGCCTGCTTTGGGGTCAGTCTGTGGATGTACAAAATGGCATTCCAGTAAACCAGTAAGCCAGACCCTAGGGGCCACTTTTCTGAAGGAACCAATCTTGAAACATCTCAGGTGACCACCAAGTCCTGTCTCCCGGCAGCTCAGGAAAAGCCCATCTTGAACACAAATGGTGCCCTTCGGTACGTGACCTGCAGACCCCCAAAGGGCCAGTCCTTCTGCTGTGTTCTGATGGGGCAGCCCAGGCCTCCTGCCTGGTGCCCTGTCCACTTCCCACCGCCCGCTCACCGGCTGTGCTTCCAGGCATTCCGGATGTCCTTCAGCTTGCTGTTCCTCATGTTGGCCACAGAGAAGATGAAGAGGTACTTGTAGGTGTCCACACATTTCCGAAGCTGTGGGACAATTCATGAGGTACTGGAGTTGAAGGGGCAGCATGGGTCGGACAACTCCGGCCTCATGCTAGAGAATCATCTACAGGCCGTCTACCACTGCCATGACTGGCACCAAGGTCACCCACTACAGGAGGTGAGCAGGAACCCACACCTTATAGTCTCCTAGAACCAGTATTTTCCTTTGTCTACTTACAGTTAATCTAGAAACATCTACCCACCTACATCTACCCCACTAAACCAAAACACAAGGACCTCATCATTTTGATTAAACAAGGGGAGACACCTCATCCACACTGCCCTGCCCAGGTTGCTGGCTGAAGCTTCTCTGTGGTGAAGTTCCACTTCCAGGTAATTTATGCCCCAGGAGACTGGGCTTCCCTGGTCCTCAGCACAGGGCTAGCAGGTCAGCTGCAGGTGGCATGGCCACAGTCACCACACCTGGCGATTTCCAGGCTTCTGACACTCGGCGCCATTACGGACTCACTAATAAGCTTCCGTCATGATCCGGAGTGCAAAACAGCAACAGCATCCGGTGGCCCTGTGTCACAGGGATGCTTGGGCTGCGCTGGGGGTTTCGTGGAAAACCCATTTACTGATGTGGGAGGTACACCGAGCTCCAGAGCTGGGGAACTCTGGGGCTGCTGGTTTTAAAGCACTGCTAACAGTCCTCCCTCAACCCTATCAAGGACACACACTAGAAACCCAAAGGAGCAAGCGCTTacctcttctatcaggttctgcttcagttccaagCCTTTCTTAGCAGTCTTTGTTAAAGAAACTAAAACCAAGAAAAGGAGATGATGGTAAGTGATGAATCTGGATACTTCAGAGATTAATTCTGCTTCATTCTTGGGAGGCTTGGTTGAACTAAGCCAATATGTAGAAGGCAGCAATGGATCCTGTCATTTCTGGCATTCAAGgctgggagagtgcttgcttacCTAACTTCCCGGACCCAGAGATCCCTAAATATATCTCCTAGCACAATCCAGGCACCC
Coding sequences within:
- the Mrto4 gene encoding mRNA turnover protein 4 homolog, which codes for MPKSKRDKKVSLTKTAKKGLELKQNLIEELRKCVDTYKYLFIFSVANMRNSKLKDIRNAWKHSRMFFGKNKVMMVALGRSPSDEYKDNLHQVSKKLRGEVGLLFTNRTKEEVNEWFTKYTEMDFARAGNKATLTVSLDPGPLQQFPHSMEPQLRQLGLPTALKKGVVTLLSDYEVCKEGDVLTPEQARVLKLFGYEMAEFKVTIKYMWDAHSGRFQQMDDDLPESAPESEGESEEEDDS
- the LOC114697173 gene encoding aflatoxin B1 aldehyde reductase member 3, translated to MSQARPATVLGAMEMGRRMDPTSSAASVRAFLQRGHTEIDTAFVYAEGQSETILGGLGLGLGQSGCKVKIATKACPMFGRTLKPDDVRFQLETSLKRLQCPRVDLFYLHMPDHNTPIEETLKTCHQLHQEGKFVELGLSNYASWEVAEICTLCKKNGWIMPTVYQGMYNATTRQVEKELLPCLRHFGLRFYAFNPLAGGLLTGRYKYQDKEGQQPESRFFGNQFSQMYMNRYWKEEHFKGIALVEKALKSTYGTSTPSMTSATLRWIYHHSQLKGAHGDAVILGMSSLEQLEQNLALVEEGPLEAAVVEAFDQAWNLVAHDCPNYFR